A stretch of Phragmites australis chromosome 12, lpPhrAust1.1, whole genome shotgun sequence DNA encodes these proteins:
- the LOC133886553 gene encoding putative disease resistance protein At1g50180, translating into MAVVLDALAPYMKKLIADMAEEEVRVLLDISGEIKKLEGNMESLKDFLADAERRRITDQSVQGWVGKLKDTMYDTTDILDLCQLEANKRRESNCGSMEEKVPGCFKPLLFCLWNPVFAHKIAH; encoded by the exons ATGGCGGTCGTCCTGGATGCCTTGGCACCCTACATGAAGAAGTTGATCGCTGACATGGCTGAAGAAGAGGTGCGTGTGCTGTTGGACATCTCCGGCGAGATCAAGAAGCTGGAGGGAAACATGGAAAGCCTCAAGGACTTCCTTGCTGATGCTGAGAGGAGGCGCATCACCGACCAGAGCGTGCAAGGATGGGTGGGGAAGCTCAAGGACACCATGTACGACACCACAGACATCCTAGACCTGTGTCAACTCGAGGCGAACAAGAGAAGGGAGTCTAATTGCGGCAGCATGGAGGAGAAGGTGCCTGGTTGCTTCAAGCCATTGCTCTTCTGCCTGTGGAATCCTGTGTTCGCACACAAGATTG CCCACTAA